The DNA region AGAGCGACTTATCTTATTCCCCTGAACGTGTTGCAGAGTACCTGTTGACACACGAACAACAGAGTGAAAATCACCACTTCTGACTATATGATTCTGGTTTACCAGTTTCGCTGTGTCAGTTGGCCACGACTACAGTACCGGCCGCGTGACCTGGCCTCCCCCGTCAGATTCAAACCGAACGCTCCTGACTCAGCAAGCCTCGGTTAGTGGGAAGCCTCGTGGTATATGGCGAGGAGAGGGGGTCACCCGTCGTACGCTCCTGCTGAACTACCTCGATCGGTTATCGAGACTCAGCACGATCAGGGCGCGTGTATCAGGACTCCTCGACGTACTGGTGAACGTCGAAGTCGTTCGGGCGGTTGGGACTCACACCGTGAAGCAGGGGTTCGAAATCGCCACTCTCGTTCGGATTTTCTAGGACGTCCTCCATCATCGCGTCTTCGACGTCGTGTAGCGGATGTGTCGAGGCACGTCGAGCGTCGATGAGCTGGTCCATCGAGTCCGCCTCGAGATACCAGACGAAGTAGTCGCCATCCGCAGCGTGCTCGATGAACAACGATATCGTGTG from Natronosalvus rutilus includes:
- a CDS encoding DUF6176 family protein encodes the protein MAEIFIRKQKIRPGKAERLREWMARMDEEAEADSQGVQDIWSAESLHTISLFIEHAADGDYFVWYLEADSMDQLIDARRASTHPLHDVEDAMMEDVLENPNESGDFEPLLHGVSPNRPNDFDVHQYVEES